A window of Natrinema versiforme contains these coding sequences:
- the leuC gene encoding 3-isopropylmalate dehydratase large subunit, which produces MSQGTLYDKVWDRHKVTQLPTGQDQLFVGLHLIHEVTSPQAFGMLRERDLEVAYPELTHATVDHIVPTADQSRPYKEDAAEEMMAELEANVRDAGIEFSDPTTGDQGIVHVIGPEQGITQPGKTIVCGDSHTSTHGAFGALAFGIGTSQIRDVLATGTIAMEKQKVRKIQVDGELGDGVEAKDVILEIIRRLGTEGGVGYVYEYAGEAIESLGMEGRMSICNMSIEGGARAGYVNPDETTYEWLAETDYFQENPEKFEKLKPYWESIRSDEDAEYDDVVHIDANELEPVVTWGTTPGQGIGISDPIPEPESLADEKQDTARRAQEHMRVEPGDTMEGYNIDVAFLGSCTNARLPDLRRAARIVEGREVADDVRAMVVPGSQRVQKAAEEEGLKDTFEEAGFEWRNAGCSMCLGMNEDQLEGDEACASSSNRNFVGRQGSKDGRTVLMNPRMVAAAAITGEVSDVRDLKEVNLA; this is translated from the coding sequence ATGAGTCAGGGCACGCTATACGACAAGGTCTGGGATCGACACAAAGTAACCCAACTGCCGACCGGACAGGATCAGCTGTTCGTCGGACTCCACCTCATCCACGAGGTGACCAGCCCGCAGGCGTTCGGGATGCTCCGCGAGCGCGACCTCGAGGTCGCCTACCCCGAGTTGACCCACGCGACGGTCGACCACATCGTGCCGACGGCCGACCAGTCCCGGCCCTACAAGGAGGACGCGGCCGAGGAGATGATGGCCGAACTCGAGGCGAACGTCCGCGACGCGGGCATCGAGTTCTCGGACCCGACGACGGGCGATCAGGGGATCGTCCACGTCATCGGTCCGGAGCAGGGCATCACCCAACCCGGCAAGACGATCGTCTGTGGCGACTCCCACACCTCCACGCACGGCGCATTCGGCGCGCTCGCGTTCGGGATCGGGACCTCCCAGATCCGCGACGTGCTCGCGACGGGCACCATCGCCATGGAGAAACAGAAGGTCCGCAAAATCCAGGTCGACGGCGAACTCGGCGACGGCGTCGAAGCGAAGGACGTCATCCTCGAGATCATCCGCCGACTCGGCACCGAGGGCGGCGTCGGCTACGTCTACGAGTACGCCGGCGAGGCCATCGAGTCGCTGGGGATGGAAGGCCGGATGTCGATCTGTAACATGTCCATCGAGGGCGGCGCTCGCGCGGGCTATGTCAACCCCGACGAGACCACCTACGAGTGGCTCGCGGAGACCGACTACTTCCAGGAGAACCCGGAGAAGTTCGAGAAACTCAAGCCGTACTGGGAATCCATCCGGAGCGACGAGGACGCCGAGTACGACGATGTCGTCCACATCGACGCGAACGAACTCGAGCCGGTCGTCACGTGGGGGACCACGCCGGGACAGGGGATCGGCATCTCCGACCCGATTCCGGAGCCGGAGTCACTCGCCGACGAGAAACAGGACACGGCCCGACGCGCACAGGAGCACATGCGCGTCGAGCCCGGCGACACGATGGAGGGCTACAACATCGACGTGGCCTTCCTCGGGTCCTGTACGAACGCCCGCCTGCCGGACCTGCGACGCGCCGCCCGGATCGTCGAGGGCCGCGAGGTCGCCGACGACGTTCGCGCGATGGTCGTCCCCGGCAGCCAGCGCGTCCAAAAAGCCGCCGAGGAGGAAGGACTCAAAGACACCTTCGAGGAAGCCGGCTTCGAGTGGCGCAACGCCGGCTGTTCGATGTGTCTCGGCATGAACGAGGACCAACTCGAGGGCGACGAGGCCTGTGCCTCCTCCTCGAACCGGAACTTCGTCGGCCGACAGGGGTCGAAGGACGGCCGCACGGTACTGATGAACCCGCGGATGGTCGCCGCCGCAGCGATCACCGGGGAAGTCTCTGACGTGCGCGATCTGAAGGAGGTGAACCTCGCATGA
- the ilvC gene encoding ketol-acid reductoisomerase, translating to MTDDFTTDIYYDDDADVSTLDDETVAVLGYGSQGHAHALNLHESGVDVIVGLRESSSSRSAAEADGLTVETPADAVAQASYVSVLVPDTVQASVYENAIEPNLEEGDTLQFAHGLNIHYNQIQPPEGVDVTMVAPKSPGHLVRRNYENDEGTPGLLAVYQDTTGDAEERALAYAKGIGCTRAGVIETTFQEEVESDLFGEQAVLCGGVTSLVKHGYETLVDAGYSPEIAYFECLNELKLIVDLMYEGGNMEMWNSVSDTAEYGGLTRGDRIVDESVRENMEEVLEEVQNGEFTREWIVENQAGRPSYSQLRNAEQNHDIEEVGSRLRDLFAWAEEESEDEDESVQVQADD from the coding sequence ATGACTGACGACTTCACCACCGACATCTACTACGACGACGACGCAGACGTATCGACGCTCGACGACGAGACCGTGGCCGTGCTGGGCTACGGGAGCCAGGGCCACGCCCACGCACTGAACCTCCACGAGAGCGGGGTCGACGTGATCGTCGGCCTGCGCGAGAGTTCGTCCTCGCGATCGGCCGCCGAGGCCGACGGACTGACCGTCGAGACGCCCGCCGACGCGGTCGCACAGGCCTCCTACGTCTCCGTGCTCGTGCCCGACACCGTCCAGGCGTCGGTCTACGAGAACGCCATCGAACCCAACCTCGAGGAGGGTGACACGCTGCAGTTCGCCCACGGCCTGAACATCCACTACAACCAGATTCAGCCCCCCGAGGGCGTCGACGTGACGATGGTCGCGCCGAAGAGCCCGGGCCACCTCGTCCGCCGCAACTACGAGAACGACGAGGGGACCCCCGGACTGCTGGCGGTCTATCAGGACACGACCGGCGACGCCGAAGAGCGCGCCCTCGCGTACGCGAAGGGAATCGGCTGTACCCGCGCCGGCGTCATCGAGACGACGTTCCAGGAAGAGGTCGAGTCCGACCTCTTCGGCGAGCAGGCGGTGCTGTGTGGCGGCGTCACCTCGCTGGTCAAACACGGTTACGAGACGCTGGTCGACGCGGGCTACTCGCCGGAAATCGCCTACTTCGAGTGTCTCAACGAGCTCAAACTGATCGTCGACCTGATGTACGAAGGCGGGAACATGGAGATGTGGAACTCCGTCTCCGACACCGCCGAGTACGGCGGTCTCACCCGCGGCGACCGGATCGTCGACGAGTCGGTTCGGGAGAACATGGAAGAGGTCCTCGAGGAGGTCCAGAACGGCGAGTTCACGCGCGAGTGGATCGTCGAGAACCAGGCCGGCCGGCCGAGCTACAGTCAGCTTCGGAACGCCGAGCAGAACCACGACATCGAGGAGGTCGGCAGCCGACTGCGCGACCTCTTCGCGTGGGCCGAGGAAGAGAGTGAAGACGAAGACGAGTCCGTCCAGGTGCAGGCGGACGACTAA
- the ilvN gene encoding acetolactate synthase small subunit has product MKRGLEGPEPEERPSPTGRRNKQGIRIDPEVEATHEPRRTVISALVTHEPGVLSDVSGLFSRRQFNIESLTVGPTEDEDRARITIVVEEPDPGIDQIEKQLRKLVPVISVRELEPDAMRRELALIKVDAERPDQVAAVADMYDGKTVDSSPETATIEVTGARQKIEAAIDTFSQFGIREISRTGTTALARGTDRTAAPSSTAQPADEANHDDQYTPADDD; this is encoded by the coding sequence ATGAAACGCGGACTCGAGGGACCTGAACCCGAGGAGCGACCGTCCCCCACGGGGCGGCGCAACAAGCAGGGCATTCGCATCGACCCCGAGGTCGAAGCGACCCACGAGCCCCGCCGGACCGTCATCTCGGCGCTGGTCACACACGAACCCGGCGTGCTCTCGGACGTCTCGGGACTGTTCTCGAGGCGGCAGTTCAACATCGAGAGCCTGACCGTCGGCCCGACAGAAGACGAGGATCGCGCGCGGATCACGATCGTCGTCGAGGAGCCCGACCCGGGGATCGACCAGATCGAGAAACAGCTGCGCAAGCTCGTGCCGGTCATCTCGGTCCGGGAACTCGAGCCCGACGCGATGCGCCGGGAGCTGGCGCTGATCAAGGTCGACGCCGAGCGCCCCGATCAGGTCGCCGCCGTCGCGGACATGTACGACGGGAAGACCGTCGACTCGAGTCCGGAGACGGCGACGATCGAAGTGACCGGCGCGCGTCAGAAGATCGAGGCCGCGATCGACACCTTCAGCCAGTTCGGGATTCGGGAGATCTCCCGGACGGGGACGACGGCGCTGGCCCGCGGCACGGACCGAACGGCCGCTCCCAGTTCGACAGCACAGCCCGCCGACGAGGCGAACCACGACGACCAATACACACCAGCAGACGATGACTGA
- the ilvB gene encoding biosynthetic-type acetolactate synthase large subunit: protein MSERAAKVTPADDEQDDDQITDSAAPDAATDASTESETTTDPVTTGAESVVRALENAGVEYAFGVQGGAIMPVYDALYDSDIYHVTMAHEQGAAHAADAYGIVSGEPGVCLATSGPGATNLVTGIADADMDSDPLLALTGQVPTEFVGNDAFQETDTTGVTTPVTKENTFSSDSDHVGSDVSEAFALAREGRPGPTLVDLPKDITNGETDREPDAPKVPDTYEVQERADEEIVAAAAERIENADRPVLLLGGGVIKGEASEACREFAIEHEIPVITTMPGIGSFPEDHELSLEMAGMHGTGYANMAITHCDTLIGIGTRFDDRLTGGIETFAPEAELIHVDIDPAEISKNIYADYPLVGDAETVVEQLSDAVDESPEAKKWRAQCQQWKSDYSMAYDAPEDEPVQPEFVIEALDEATSDRAIVTTGVGQHQMWACQYWTYTEPRTWVSSHGLGTMGYGLPSAIGARIAADDDQEVVCIDGDGSFLMTLQGLSVAVREELDITVAVLNNEYIGMVRQWQDAFFDGRHSASDYGWMPEFDKLAEAFGACGFRIDDYDDVAETIDEAISYDGPSVIDVHIDPDANVYPMVPSGGDNGQFALTEDQL, encoded by the coding sequence ATGAGCGAACGCGCAGCAAAGGTCACGCCAGCGGACGACGAACAGGACGACGACCAAATCACCGACAGCGCCGCGCCCGACGCGGCCACCGACGCGTCGACCGAGTCCGAGACCACGACCGATCCCGTCACGACGGGTGCCGAATCCGTCGTGCGCGCACTCGAGAACGCGGGCGTCGAGTACGCCTTCGGCGTGCAAGGCGGGGCGATCATGCCCGTCTACGACGCGCTCTACGACTCGGACATCTACCACGTGACGATGGCCCACGAGCAGGGCGCGGCCCACGCGGCCGACGCCTACGGCATCGTCTCGGGCGAGCCGGGCGTCTGTCTGGCAACGTCGGGGCCGGGCGCGACCAATCTGGTCACCGGCATCGCCGACGCCGACATGGACTCGGACCCGCTGCTCGCGCTAACCGGGCAGGTTCCGACGGAGTTCGTCGGCAACGACGCGTTCCAGGAGACCGACACCACCGGCGTCACGACCCCGGTCACGAAGGAAAACACCTTCTCGAGCGACTCGGATCACGTCGGGAGCGACGTCAGCGAGGCGTTCGCACTCGCCCGCGAGGGTCGACCGGGGCCGACGCTGGTCGACCTGCCGAAAGACATCACGAACGGCGAGACCGACCGCGAGCCGGACGCGCCGAAGGTGCCCGACACCTACGAGGTCCAAGAGCGGGCCGACGAGGAGATCGTCGCGGCCGCGGCCGAGCGGATCGAGAACGCCGACCGACCCGTCTTGCTGCTCGGCGGCGGCGTCATCAAGGGCGAGGCCAGCGAGGCCTGCCGGGAGTTCGCCATCGAGCACGAGATCCCGGTCATCACCACGATGCCCGGCATCGGCTCGTTCCCCGAGGATCACGAGCTCTCCCTCGAGATGGCGGGGATGCACGGCACCGGCTACGCCAACATGGCGATCACCCACTGCGACACGCTGATCGGCATCGGCACCCGGTTCGACGACCGACTGACCGGCGGGATCGAGACCTTCGCGCCCGAGGCAGAGCTCATCCACGTCGACATCGACCCCGCGGAGATCTCGAAGAACATCTACGCGGACTACCCGCTGGTCGGCGACGCCGAAACCGTCGTCGAGCAGCTGTCCGACGCCGTCGACGAGTCGCCGGAAGCCAAGAAGTGGCGCGCGCAGTGCCAGCAGTGGAAGTCCGACTACTCGATGGCCTACGACGCGCCGGAAGACGAACCGGTCCAGCCGGAGTTCGTCATCGAGGCCTTGGACGAGGCCACGAGCGACCGCGCGATCGTCACCACCGGCGTCGGCCAACACCAGATGTGGGCCTGCCAGTACTGGACCTACACCGAGCCCCGCACGTGGGTCTCGAGTCACGGTCTCGGGACGATGGGCTACGGGCTGCCATCGGCCATCGGCGCGCGGATCGCGGCCGACGACGATCAGGAGGTCGTCTGTATCGACGGCGACGGCTCGTTCCTGATGACCCTGCAGGGGCTGTCGGTCGCCGTCCGCGAGGAACTCGACATCACCGTCGCCGTGCTCAACAACGAGTACATCGGCATGGTCCGCCAGTGGCAGGACGCTTTCTTCGACGGCCGCCACTCCGCGTCGGACTACGGCTGGATGCCCGAGTTCGACAAGCTCGCCGAGGCATTCGGCGCTTGCGGCTTCCGGATCGACGACTACGACGACGTCGCCGAGACGATCGACGAGGCGATCTCCTACGACGGCCCGTCGGTGATCGACGTCCACATCGACCCCGACGCCAACGTCTACCCGATGGTTCCCAGTGGCGGCGACAACGGTCAGTTCGCACTGACGGAGGACCAGCTATGA
- a CDS encoding LeuA family protein, translated as MIPIRGVEFFQGTLDSTDEIESARVFDTTLRDGEQSPGTSFSYDDKRQIASILDDMGTHVIEAGFPVNSDAEFEAVRDIASATSSTTCGLARVVDKDIEAALDSGVEMVHTFVSTSDVQIEDSMHATREEVVQQAVESVERIKAAGATCMFSPMDATRTDEEYLIEVIEAVSDAGTDWINIPDTCGVATPTRFRAMIEKVCAHTDAQIDVHTHDDFGLATANALAGIEAGAAQAQVSVNSIGERAGNAAFEEYVMAVESLYQCDTGIDTTRITELSNVVEEKSGMDTPGNKPVVGSNAFSHESGIHAAGVIENSDTFEPGVMTPEMVGAERRLVMGKHTGTHSVRERLVESGFDPTDEQVRAVTRRVKDYGAEKRRVTVDDLERFAEEADIERQHEEEEEVRA; from the coding sequence CTGATACCAATCAGGGGGGTCGAGTTCTTCCAGGGCACGTTAGATTCCACTGACGAAATAGAGTCAGCACGTGTCTTCGATACGACCCTCCGGGACGGCGAGCAGTCGCCCGGCACATCGTTTTCCTACGACGACAAACGGCAGATCGCGTCCATTCTGGACGACATGGGAACCCACGTCATCGAGGCCGGGTTCCCCGTCAACTCCGACGCGGAGTTCGAAGCCGTTCGTGATATCGCTTCGGCGACCAGTTCGACGACCTGCGGGTTAGCCCGCGTCGTCGACAAGGACATCGAAGCGGCCCTCGATTCCGGCGTCGAGATGGTGCACACGTTCGTCAGCACCAGCGACGTCCAGATCGAGGATTCGATGCACGCCACCCGGGAGGAAGTCGTACAGCAAGCAGTCGAGTCGGTCGAACGCATCAAAGCGGCGGGCGCGACCTGCATGTTCTCGCCGATGGATGCGACCCGAACCGACGAGGAGTACCTGATTGAGGTCATCGAAGCGGTCTCGGATGCGGGTACCGACTGGATCAACATTCCCGACACCTGCGGCGTCGCCACGCCGACCCGGTTCCGGGCCATGATCGAGAAGGTCTGTGCCCACACCGACGCGCAGATCGATGTCCACACCCACGACGACTTCGGGTTGGCCACCGCCAACGCGCTGGCCGGCATCGAAGCGGGTGCGGCACAGGCGCAGGTGTCGGTCAACTCGATCGGCGAGCGGGCCGGCAACGCCGCCTTCGAGGAGTACGTGATGGCCGTCGAGTCGCTCTACCAGTGCGACACCGGGATCGACACGACGCGCATCACCGAGCTCTCGAACGTCGTCGAGGAGAAGAGCGGGATGGACACGCCGGGCAACAAGCCCGTCGTGGGCTCGAACGCCTTCTCCCACGAGAGCGGCATTCACGCCGCCGGCGTCATCGAGAACTCCGATACCTTCGAACCCGGCGTCATGACCCCCGAGATGGTCGGTGCCGAACGCCGACTGGTCATGGGGAAACACACCGGGACCCACTCGGTCCGCGAACGGCTCGTCGAATCCGGGTTCGACCCCACCGACGAGCAGGTCCGTGCGGTCACCCGCCGGGTCAAAGACTACGGGGCCGAGAAGCGCCGTGTCACGGTCGACGACCTCGAGCGCTTCGCCGAAGAGGCCGATATCGAGCGTCAGCACGAGGAGGAGGAGGAGGTGCGCGCCTGA
- a CDS encoding ferritin-like domain-containing protein, whose protein sequence is MTTDEITDLLTEAYNDELETVMNYLSNAIVLDGIHAEEVKTSLEEDIQEELDHAQMIGERLKQLDESPPGSESFEANQHSLQPPEDTTDVQSVIEGVLEAEEDAIETYRSLIEAATEANDPVTEDVAVTILTDEEAHRTEFRGFQKEFPMD, encoded by the coding sequence ATGACGACCGACGAGATCACCGATCTGCTGACGGAGGCGTACAACGACGAACTCGAGACCGTGATGAACTACCTCTCGAACGCGATCGTGCTGGACGGCATTCACGCCGAGGAAGTGAAGACGAGCCTCGAGGAGGACATACAGGAAGAACTCGACCACGCCCAGATGATCGGCGAGCGATTGAAACAGCTCGACGAGTCCCCGCCCGGCTCGGAGTCGTTCGAGGCCAACCAGCACAGCCTCCAGCCGCCCGAGGACACGACCGACGTCCAGTCGGTCATCGAGGGCGTCCTCGAGGCCGAGGAGGACGCCATCGAGACCTACCGGTCCCTGATCGAGGCCGCGACCGAGGCGAACGATCCCGTCACGGAGGACGTGGCGGTGACGATCCTCACCGACGAGGAGGCCCACCGGACGGAGTTCCGCGGGTTCCAGAAGGAGTTCCCCATGGACTGA
- a CDS encoding DUF5779 family protein produces MSDFDLDLRTVEEHIDDELEIEGSIVLGVLDGETPADEWLEAISKGNVLVLNVDGDVNDLAAGFARDVKEAGGNLVHFRGFLLVAPPGVDVSTERL; encoded by the coding sequence ATGAGCGATTTCGACCTCGACCTTCGGACCGTCGAGGAGCACATCGACGACGAACTCGAGATCGAGGGCAGCATCGTCCTCGGCGTTCTCGACGGGGAGACGCCGGCCGACGAGTGGCTCGAGGCGATCTCGAAGGGGAACGTGCTGGTACTGAACGTCGACGGCGACGTCAACGATCTGGCCGCCGGATTCGCGCGGGACGTCAAGGAAGCGGGCGGGAACCTCGTCCACTTCCGGGGCTTTCTGCTCGTCGCGCCGCCGGGTGTCGACGTGAGTACCGAACGCCTCTGA
- a CDS encoding VOC family protein: protein MLTGLAWLALEAKFLESAREFYEEQLGLTVSEHGADELAFAAGETDLVCRRPDDLPRGGLHTHFAFSIPEDEYDDWWDRLDDEYDLEEAQFGPARSLYLYDPDGNCVELGQQDVAGPGIDGIFEVVLEVESLERAREFYEDLGFETVDTGENRKRVRLHGPMALELWEPHLGIADARGGVHVDLGFETDDPSAALAAVRDRIGSLERETEAEIVVRDPDGHFLTFTAP from the coding sequence ATGCTCACCGGGCTGGCTTGGCTCGCCCTCGAGGCAAAGTTCCTCGAGTCGGCGAGGGAGTTCTACGAGGAGCAACTGGGGCTAACCGTCAGCGAACACGGGGCGGACGAACTCGCCTTCGCGGCCGGCGAGACCGATCTCGTCTGCCGCCGCCCCGACGACCTCCCGCGGGGTGGTCTGCACACGCACTTCGCGTTCTCGATTCCCGAGGACGAGTACGACGACTGGTGGGACCGACTGGACGACGAGTACGACCTCGAGGAAGCCCAGTTCGGCCCCGCGCGGTCGCTGTACCTGTACGATCCCGACGGCAACTGCGTCGAACTCGGCCAACAGGATGTGGCCGGCCCCGGAATCGATGGGATCTTCGAGGTCGTCCTCGAGGTCGAGAGCCTCGAGCGCGCACGGGAGTTCTACGAGGATTTGGGCTTCGAGACCGTCGATACCGGAGAGAACCGCAAGCGCGTGCGACTACACGGGCCGATGGCCCTCGAACTCTGGGAACCCCATCTCGGCATCGCCGACGCCCGCGGCGGCGTCCACGTCGACCTCGGGTTCGAGACAGACGATCCGAGCGCGGCGCTCGCGGCGGTCCGGGACCGGATCGGCTCGCTCGAGCGGGAGACCGAGGCGGAAATCGTCGTCCGCGATCCGGACGGCCACTTTCTGACGTTTACCGCGCCGTGA
- a CDS encoding ribbon-helix-helix domain-containing protein, which produces MTEYTTVSIPKDLADRVEDTIEGTSFQSTSDLVRFLLRSIVIQHQKEGELTEAEFEEITEQLRGLGYLE; this is translated from the coding sequence ATGACCGAGTATACCACGGTGTCGATCCCGAAGGACCTCGCGGACCGGGTCGAGGACACCATCGAGGGAACGAGTTTCCAGAGTACGAGCGACCTCGTTCGGTTCCTGTTGCGCAGCATCGTCATCCAACACCAGAAGGAAGGCGAACTCACCGAAGCTGAATTCGAGGAGATCACCGAACAGCTCCGCGGACTCGGCTACCTCGAGTAG
- the aglJ gene encoding S-layer glycoprotein N-glycosyltransferase AglJ has product MEDDAVRAGSSILSDGAGTVAVTEDAREISSDDVCILIPTLDEAATIADVIEGFYEHGYTNVVIVDGDSSDDTREIAREHGAEVLVQSGDGKGQAVREALEYITVPYVLMVDGDGTYDPADADKMLEPLSRGYEHVIGNRFADMDDDAMRALNGFGNRMINRAFGFVHGANYEDILSGYRAFTVDSFERLSLDSDGFTIETELAVECVKHGVETTVVPISYSARPDESETNLHPVRDGGTILLALYSLAKTNNPLFYFGSLGVTGILSGGLIATYVLWEWIQYQQGHEIMALASAAAVLLGVQLLMFGVLSDMLVTLHREQRRRLERIARDSRDE; this is encoded by the coding sequence ATGGAAGATGACGCGGTTCGTGCGGGCTCGAGTATCCTTTCGGACGGCGCGGGGACGGTCGCCGTGACCGAGGACGCCCGCGAGATCTCGTCCGACGACGTTTGCATACTCATCCCAACGCTCGACGAAGCGGCGACGATCGCCGACGTGATCGAGGGCTTCTACGAGCACGGGTACACGAACGTCGTCATCGTCGACGGCGACTCGAGCGACGACACGCGCGAGATCGCCCGCGAACACGGTGCCGAGGTGCTGGTCCAGTCCGGCGACGGAAAGGGCCAAGCCGTTCGCGAGGCCCTCGAGTACATCACGGTCCCGTACGTGTTGATGGTCGACGGCGACGGCACCTACGATCCGGCCGACGCCGACAAGATGCTTGAGCCGCTTTCGCGGGGGTACGAGCACGTGATCGGCAACCGCTTCGCCGATATGGACGACGACGCGATGCGCGCCCTGAACGGCTTCGGCAATCGGATGATAAACCGCGCGTTCGGGTTCGTCCACGGCGCGAACTACGAGGACATCCTGTCGGGCTATCGGGCGTTTACCGTCGACTCATTCGAGCGGCTCTCGCTCGACTCGGACGGCTTTACGATCGAGACCGAACTCGCCGTCGAGTGTGTCAAACACGGCGTCGAGACGACGGTCGTCCCGATCAGTTACAGCGCCCGGCCCGACGAGTCAGAAACCAATCTCCACCCGGTCAGAGACGGCGGGACGATCCTGCTGGCGCTGTACTCGCTGGCCAAGACCAACAACCCGCTGTTCTACTTCGGGAGCCTCGGCGTGACCGGCATCCTGTCGGGCGGCCTCATCGCGACCTACGTCCTCTGGGAGTGGATCCAGTACCAGCAGGGCCACGAGATCATGGCGCTCGCCTCCGCGGCCGCCGTTCTCCTCGGCGTCCAGCTGCTCATGTTCGGCGTCCTCTCGGACATGCTCGTGACCCTCCACCGCGAGCAGCGACGCCGCCTCGAGCGGATCGCTCGAGACTCGCGCGACGAGTAA
- the aglM gene encoding UDP-glucose 6-dehydrogenase AglM → MNVSIVGSGYVGTTVAACLADLGHDVINIEINEDIVDAINAGEAPIHESGLAERIAEHAGTTLRATTEYDDVRDTDVTFLCLPTPQSDDGSLDLAIMRAGAESLGRALADKDDDHLVVVKSTVLPGTTEDVVGPILESESGTPLGDGIEIAMNPEFLRMGTAVGDFLEPDKVVLGTASEGAAATLRELYAPILEREETDLVETDIREAELIKYANNAFLASKVSLVNELGNIAREYDADAYEVLEAVGLDDRISERFMRSGLGWGGSCFPKDVNALRAGAREQGYDPELLDAAVAVNDEQPRRLVGLLADHVDLEGARIAVLGLSFKPGTDDVRKSRALDVIEYLADRGADVVAYDPVAIENVRPDYPEIEYAESAEGALEGADGAVVATDWPEFDDLSFEGMARSVVVDGRRIDIDEDALEVYEGLTW, encoded by the coding sequence ATGAACGTCTCCATCGTCGGCAGCGGCTACGTCGGCACCACCGTCGCCGCCTGCCTCGCGGACCTCGGCCACGACGTGATCAACATCGAGATCAACGAGGACATCGTCGACGCGATAAACGCCGGCGAGGCCCCGATCCACGAGTCGGGCCTCGCGGAGCGAATCGCCGAGCACGCCGGTACGACCCTCCGCGCGACGACCGAGTACGACGATGTCCGCGATACGGACGTGACCTTCCTCTGTCTGCCCACGCCCCAGTCCGACGACGGGAGCCTCGACCTCGCGATCATGCGGGCCGGCGCGGAGTCGCTTGGCCGCGCGCTAGCGGACAAGGATGACGACCACCTCGTGGTCGTCAAGAGCACGGTCCTGCCTGGCACCACCGAAGACGTCGTCGGCCCGATCCTCGAGTCCGAATCGGGAACCCCGCTCGGGGACGGCATCGAGATCGCGATGAACCCCGAGTTCCTCCGGATGGGGACCGCGGTCGGGGACTTCCTCGAGCCGGACAAGGTGGTCTTGGGAACGGCGAGCGAGGGAGCCGCCGCGACGCTGCGCGAACTGTACGCGCCGATCCTCGAACGGGAGGAGACGGACCTCGTCGAGACGGACATCCGCGAGGCCGAACTCATCAAGTACGCGAACAACGCCTTCCTCGCGTCGAAAGTCTCGCTGGTCAACGAACTGGGCAACATCGCCAGGGAGTACGACGCGGACGCCTACGAGGTGCTCGAGGCGGTCGGCCTCGACGATCGGATCTCGGAACGGTTCATGCGCTCGGGCCTCGGCTGGGGCGGCTCCTGTTTCCCGAAGGATGTCAACGCCCTGCGGGCCGGCGCTCGCGAGCAGGGGTACGACCCCGAACTGCTCGACGCCGCGGTCGCGGTCAACGACGAGCAGCCGCGACGGCTCGTCGGCCTGCTCGCGGATCACGTCGACCTCGAGGGGGCCCGAATCGCGGTCCTCGGACTGTCGTTCAAGCCCGGCACCGACGACGTTCGGAAGTCCCGCGCGCTGGACGTGATCGAGTACCTCGCGGATCGCGGCGCGGACGTCGTCGCGTATGATCCGGTCGCGATCGAGAACGTCCGGCCCGATTACCCCGAAATCGAGTACGCCGAGTCGGCCGAGGGCGCACTCGAGGGGGCGGACGGTGCCGTCGTCGCGACCGACTGGCCCGAGTTCGACGACCTCTCCTTCGAGGGGATGGCCCGGTCGGTCGTGGTCGACGGTCGGCGGATCGACATCGACGAAGACGCCCTCGAGGTCTACGAGGGACTGACTTGGTAA